Genomic DNA from Brassica rapa cultivar Chiifu-401-42 chromosome A04, CAAS_Brap_v3.01, whole genome shotgun sequence:
CCAACACAAAAACTGCAAGAAATGGAATGGACGAACGTCGGTGGAAGAGGTAAAAAAAGTCGTCGTGGCCGAGGGTACAACAACCACTAGTTTATACATTTCTGTTTATTTTCTCTTAAGATTCGTTTGTGGATCTTCATCTAGGGTTCCTTAACTCTATGCTTGTcgaaaacttttcaaaatttatgagCTAAAACTCATACTTGTATTTCTTTTCTGTATTTTAATTGAAAgcctgttacaaaaaaaaaaaagaacaaaaggtTTAAATTTTATGGAGGTTCTGTTCAATTACtaaagttcttttttttctacAGTTTTTGTTAAATAATCACACTATTTGTGGTCCATCTAGTGTACTTTCCCAACCTACCTTGTCTTTCTAAAGACCCCCATAGTACATAATACGGTTAAAATATTTCAACGTGAAATGCAGAAAATATACTAACACTACTGGATCATTGAAACATTTCACTGTAAGATGTGTATAAATGACCAGTCATGATATCCTTGATGACGCATATCACTAGTAGAGATAGCAAATTGATAATATTCAGTattgtttttttgtaatcataaaaatattaagtaaTGTTGTCTTCCATGCATCCTGCAAAACATAACTGTATAAGCTGAATTAATAGACCATTTGATTCGATATTTTTTGTGAGCTTCAGATAAGATTGCCGTCATGCTATCAAATTAATTCTTTGACAAGATCTGAGAACTTTGTAACACCTTCCTCATCAGTGGCTCCAGCAATGCCCTGTTCATTTCATGCAATGAAAAATTCAAACCAGAGCAAACAAGTAGGCTTTGCGGTGTTGGCTATTTGTTTGTTAAATTCAATGATGATAAGGTGAACAGTACAATCAActattatatttgaattttcattGAAAAGCTTTGAGATACTTTTGAAAAAACTCAATTTAGGCATGTCACTTTATTCataaactaaagtttaattaaaTGATTCTAATACAACCTTTTGATTGAGATACTAAATATTTTAGCCATGCATGCTGAGCCTTCCTAGCTcacaatatattttacaaatgaTGTACATGGGCCTTGATATACACTTTAATGGGCTTTATTTGTTAtaaagcagcagcagcagcccaAGATACGTATTCACATcgttttcattatattttacaaatctctctttttgtttttttttggacaaaaatatcttgaaaaaatctaaaaacgAAAGCGTTCACGACAAAAAGGTTCTATATATGATAACGATGCCACGTCCCTTTGACGTTGCCATCTTCTTGCTCCTCCTCCTCGAACAAATCAAATCATCCCTCTCATCGCCGCGAATATTCCATTAATCATCTCCGGCGGCTGAGAGAAAATGACTCCGGCGATTAAAGCGCCTCTATTACCTAACCACGACCCTTCAtcgccatcatcatcatcaccacccGAGGAGAAGCACGGCTCCTTCGCCGGAGCCATCTTCAACGTCTCCACGAGCATAGTCGGAGCCGGAATCATGTCGATTCCGGCCGCCTTCAAAGTCCTCGGCGTAATCCCGTCCCTCTCGATAATCGTGATCATTGCGTGGCTGTCCAACGTGTCGGCCGGGTTTCTGATGAAATCCACGGTCGCCGGAGACGCGACGACTTACGCCGGCGTGATGAAGGAGTCGTTCGGGAAGCCTGGATCCGTCGCTGTTCAGGTTATCACGATGGTTGTGACTTTTGGGTCAATGATCATTTTCTCTATTATCATAGGTAAAATGTTTTTAAGTCTCTAACGAATCTTTAAACTATTGAATTGGTTTGGTGACTTGTTGTTATGTCTTGATCCGTTCTTGTCCGCTAGTAGCTCTGGGTAATCGGGTCGGGTTGTTGGGGTTTCGGGTTATCCGGGTTGGGTTATTTAGGAAGCTTTTAGGAACTAAAACATTTTTCGGACCGAGTTTGGTCGGGTTTCTATTTTGTTAGTGGTTTTTAAATCCGACAAAAACCAGAAAATCCGAATTAAATCCAAAAAAGTATTTAGATAATTTGTGATTTCGAATAGTTTAGTTATATTATTGtagttattattaattttaaagtgAAATAATTTTCGTTTTGGATTTAGAGAAATAGTAACCGTTAGTGGTTGGTTATTAAGCTCTGGTTCCAGTTGTGTATTTAGAGAATTGATAACATTTTATATTCCTTCTCTTATTAGGTGATGTTCTCTCTGGTAATGAAAAGGGAGGAGTTATTCATTTGGGTCTTCTTCAAGGATGGTTTGGTTCTCACTGGTGGAACACGAGATTCTTTAGTTTGTTGTTCATCTTCGTCTTCCTCTTCCTTCCCTTAGTCTTATGTAGGCGCGTTGGTACGTTTTCTTAAACcacaaatcttaaaaaaaaaagactttgcATTTGTTGTTGTTCTGATGGTTTTTGTATGTTTCTGTAGATAGATTGGCTTTAAGTTCTGCGATCTCGTTCCTCCTTGCGCTACTCTTTGTTATCATAAGCTCGGTGCTAGCTATTGTAGCACTCGTGCAAGGGAGAGCAAAGAGTCCAAGACTCTTCCCTGATCTCAACAACGGAGGACAGTCTTTCTTCAACCTCTTCACTGCCTCCCCTGTGATTGTAACAGCCTTCACATTTCATTTCAACCGTAAGAAAACCGAACGTTTACTCTCTTTTTACTGTTCTTTGATTTTGAAGTTATTATGGTAAAATGTTTCTGCAGTCCATCCGGTTGGATTCGAGCTCAAAGATCCATTACAAGTTCTCTCAGCGACAAGAGTCTCTGTGATTCTATGCGCGACGATCTACTCAGCGACTGGTCTCTTCTGTTACCTTCTCTTTGGGGATGCAACAATGACTGATGTTCTCATGAACTTTGATGAAAGCTCTGGTTCTTCAATAGGTTCGTTGCTAAACGACATCGTTAGAGTCAGCTACGCGATTCACCTCATGCTTGTGTTTCCTCTGCTCAACTTCTCTTTGAGAGCCAACTTGGATGAACTCTTGTTCCCTAAGAAGGTTTCTTTGGTGAACGACAACAAAAGATTCTTTGGACTCACTTTTCCATTGCTCATATCTTGTTTCTTGGCTGCTATTGCTATACCGGACATTTGGTACTTCTTTCAGTTCTTGGGATCAACTTCTACTGTCTCTATAGCATTCATCTTTCCAGCTGCAATTGTCTTGAGGTACACCATTTATTAGTTCATCTTCTGTACTTCTAACTGATTCAGGTTCAAATCTgattaattgtttttggaataatGGAAGGAATGTGAATGGTATCTCAACGTTGAAAGAGAAGATTGTTGCTTCAGTAATGTTTGCTCTTGCTGTTGCCACAAGCATCATTGCCATTTCAACAAACATATACAGCTTCACAGAAACAGAAGAAGCATGAAACATTTTAAGCAGTCACAGTCTCTTCAAGAATCTGTAAAGATGGTAGGAGTTTCAAGATTGCattgtatttttttcatatCAATGTAAAATAGGTTGTGAATGAGTGGTGTAATAGCAGAACTTCAGGAATTGGAATGTTTGTATTGGGGGAAAAGATTGAATCAAACAAATAAGaagattaaatattatttttttgcttatttATCCAATGATTGAAGCAAAGACTAAAAACAAACTCAATGTTAAAAGTGAAAACACAACATTTATTAGCTCCAGTACTTCACAAATCATATGATAGCAAGAACACAACATGACCTACTTTGTTCACAGTATGAGAACATTTGCTTTGAGAAAAAAGCTTAGACAGTTGTGTAAGTAATTTGAAAAAAAGTAGAATATAATTTCATTACTGATTTGTTATACTGGAATGGCCGACTAACATGTTTATAGATCATAAAAAGATTGAAGCAAAATGCCAAAGATTAAAACTCAATGTCAAaacacaacatatatgatttataGTATCCGCTGCTGTTTCCATAGTAAAAAGTTGTTTTTAAAACCAGCCGTTACAGTGAAAGAACTCCCTAGTTCCTGCACAAATCATAATCATGATCTTATTAAAAACTCAACATTAACCTACTTTGTTTCACTGTACGAGTCAAATTTACTATCAGAACTTACCTTCTAATGGTCTTTGATGGAACAAGTATTCCTCTCTTCTCAAGGCTCTTGAATCGATCTCTTGCAAGTGTGCAACACGCCTTCCAAAATAAAGAGAATGATCTCATCAGATTCTTGTCTACCAAGAAAACTCACAATGACCATAAACTTTAGAGTATATATATTACCTTCAGCTTACGAAGTGAACCGGTCATCTCTTCTGTTAAGAGAACCTGAACAGGAGGAGCCTCATACTTATGCTTTCCCAAACGAGGAGGACGTATCTTCAACACTTCCTCCTTAGCAATAGTCTGCCTAATCTTTTTATTCAGCTTCTCCTTATCTTCTTCGGCTATTTCTTTTATGATTTTCGGCAagctacaaaaataaaaaatagtaagaatcaaaattttgttgAATAATATTTTGAGATGCATTAATTCAAATAATACCTGTCAATCTCTTTTGATAACTTCTCTTTATGTTTTTCCTTTGTCTCCTCCTTTCGCAGTGCCTTTTGTCTAGCTCTCTTGTTCAACACCACACGTGTCACTCTCTTTGTTGTTCTTGCGGTTCTGCAGTATGTGAATCTAAGTCTTTAGCCAATGCATTatgcaaaacaaaacaacaataaagaagagagagagagagttttacTTGTTCCCAGCTTCAGACTCTTCATTAGCAGCCTCTGCGTCCTCTTCACCTTCGCTACCATTGTCCACACCAAGAAAGTAGGCACTCTTTCCATTGATTATTCTATTGCACACACTCAAAAGACCTGCCTCGTCTTCGATGTTGTTGTTTCCATCGATAGTCAAAGGAACAGGCTCAGGTCCTAGCTCAGTTTTGTAAACTTTCTGCATTTCTTGAGCAACGGCTTCAGCCAACATATCCTATTGCAACATAATGAGAGAAAAGTCAATGCCAAAATATAGAGAGGCCTGTGAGACTTTAATCAATAGTAAAGAGTTTAATCTATAGAGTAAAGAGTTAGTACCTCGTGACTTTCAGCTGTAGGGTTGTATGAGCATCCTGCAGGATCAACTTCTACTGCTGGAATAGTCGAAGTCATTTTCCAAATCTGTAacccagaaagaaaaaaagttattgCTAAAAGAATCACAGTCTAAAGACGAATCAACAATTTTACTACAGGGAGACATTATTACCTTTCTAGGGTTGCCCTCATCTTCTCCTGCAAATGTGTAACCAAACGTTATGTGTTAACATCTCTATCCAAAAGAATCAAAAGGATTCAGACTGAACTAAAAGTAGAATATTTCACTAAACAAACCTTTATTATCATCGCCCCACAAGTCCATCATTACAGAATCATCATCAACACTCTGCAAAGAAGGGAAACTCATGTCAAGACAAAACAGCTTCAGAACTGTAAAACCATATGCTCAATCAATGTTTTTTTACTCACGCTTTGTGCTAGTTTAGGTGTTTTACTTTCTACAGcgtttgtcttcttcttcttactgaTCTTTGACTTGGGCTTGGAAGAAGACACCACCTGGACAAATGGGTTCTTCTTCAAAACACTGTCACACCGAAGCACTTTCTCTCTGCTCTTCTCTATCTTACGCTTCACCGGAACGTctgatataaaacaaaaaaaaaacaaaaaacataataaagtTTAAAACTTTCCTTTCTATAACATATAAAGATTACTCCTTTCCATCACTGTGCTGATTCTAATGTATCGTAAAGGTGAATACTTTGCAGCTCAAAAACCTAAAGGAAGCTAAGCAGACACACTCTAAGCAAAGCACTAAAACATGGGGTTGGGTAAAGAAGAGAACCGTGAGACTTCTCGACGCGGAAGAGGTCGTCGCTTGGAGCTGCGGAGAGATTGCCACCGGAGAGAGCGTCTTTGGTGGTTTTCTCGAAGAAGTCTTCGATGTCCTCGGTGCTTATGTTAGCTCTCCATGCTTTTTTACCCTTTCTTGAACTCTTAGAACCCTTCCCCATCtcgcctctctctctttctctgtgtCGGTGTCTCTCGGCGGCGTGAAGGTTGGTTTGGTGTGGAAAGAGGAGGAAGGAGgtgcttgaagaagaagaggatacTAGGGATAGGGCTTTAGATAGAACATAATGGGCCTTAAGTAGCTTTGATGGGCCTTAATTAGAAATGAGATGGGGCTTGTAACATTGAATTCTCGGAATCTCATTCAAaacagattttatatatttgaaaacaaaaatatataactaatacaTTTTcttgataattaaatattaaaagtatcaTTAAAAAGTAATATGAATATCCAAATTTCGATATTCAAACCAATGTATgtgtttattatgttttttatgTAAAATCATATCTAATTTCATATAACGTTTATGATTATGTGTGTCTAATTAAGTTGTTGATTGTCTACTCTGACTATTATAAATTGTTAACGTGTGCTCCCATATTTGTGGATTCCGACAAATAAATTTTGTGAAACGCTTAATTATAATTAGTTTATAAGTCTACAACTAGACATGCACACGTCAGACATGTAACTGTGAGCATATATACTTAAGTCATAATTAATGTAATGTTATAATACGTATTTTTCTACATTATTCTGATGTATAAATGTGAGGATGAAAATGATTGAGCAATGTCTATTATTTGATCAAATACTATACAAAAAtcgaaaataaaagatattacaaaaaaaaagagtgatgTTTGATAGCACAAAGCCGCCCCCGTGACCTAATTCTCATTTGATTCCTTTGTCACATTCAAGAGGAAAGTGGGGTAGGTCAAACTGATAAACCCTGACTACAACATAATATTGCAAATTCTTCCTTCAGATATGTTCAATATTATTTTGTCTGTTTGGTCTCATCTAAATCCCATGTATGGTCCATCCAATATATTATATCTTGGAGTTTAATTAATAAGTCGTCACTAACATTGATGTACTGGGACTCGAAGCAACTCCACGATACTAAACCTACCACGCGAATATAAACCATGTTTTAAACTTTATCTGAATATCTAAAAAAAGATCCATCTATTGTCTAAACTTCTCTTTGAAGTTTGGTATGGATCATTCTATAAATCTAGGATATTCCAGGTTAGTAAAACATTGACGTGATAATATGAAGAATAAACAGCAAGAGATAAATATGTGTACTGTAATGTCATGATTATTTTTGTCACCTAATTGAATTGAGACTAGGTATCAACTGTTTACCtggcaaagaaaaaaagattagcAAAACTAATGTAATAAACAGTCTATTAATCAAgatgttaaacaaaaaaaggaaataaatgtATAGTATTtagcaaaaacataaaaaaaataaatttataactaGTACTCTTAATTAGCATACCAGATCAAGCGAAATTAACGACATAACAATAACATGAATCGCTTGTGAAGTAACGGCGTCTATAAAGGGCGTGGTCTTCATAAAATTTCAATCTTGACCTGATAATAATAACTAGTGTTTCATAATGGTGGTTCATAAGTCGGACGTGTAAATTTTCATGCAGTCAGAATCATTTTTCCTAATACGTAGGAAAATAACCAATGATCGTTTTCCAAGTGGAACTACTCTATGAATATTGAATCTCGTTGATTTTTGCTTATCAAATATATTAAGACCATTTCCAATTCATctttataatagaaaaaaaaaattgagatggagtttttactccaatgtgtttctctataatagaataatgttatatttgcctctataaatagaggaatgctattttttttcttctatatttagggaaaaaaataatattcatctATTTATAGAGCCAAATATAACATTTCTCTATTAGATAGGAACACATTAATTAGAGCAAAAATCTCATATCTATtgttttctctattttagagatgGGTTAGAGATGCTTTAAATCAGTGATTTAGTGCAATAAAGTTTAATTCATGAGGGAGAGATAAGACAAAAGAGATATAGCTGTTGCAGACACGAGactcttttacatttttttaaggtacaaatattaatatataatatggaacagggaaaatatattttacttgttTGCTAAAATGATAATTTCTAAGCcaattttttttcgaaaatgaatcGATGACAAGGTAATTCTTTGCATCCCTTATAATTCATATGTAGATAGCGACCCTACATATATATCTCCcacatatattttcattttcatttccAATCGGTATTTTCTATAACAAGATTACAAATAGCATTGCGATTGTCGGAAGTCATAATATCTACAGTAAATATAAAACTACAGTGTATATAAGTTATACCATAGTCTTGGACCTCTTGGTTTTGTTTGTGTTGCCTAATTTTTCCTTAATGGTGGCAATTGCAAGAATATCACACAACACAAATGTTAAATACATTTAAATCAGATTCTAATATATGctgtatataataatatatgacATATTGAGTACTAAACTCTACGATTTGATTTTAATTCATAAGTACATATCTCCAACAATATATCTAACCAAAGAGGATCTCGGAGTGGACGAGAGTTGGAGAAAAAGAAGAGTGGACTTTGAACCAAACTCtaaatttaagaaaagaaaCACAGAGTGAATAGATGTCTAAACGAATTAAGCTACATACGTGAGACAGAAAGGGTTTGATGAAGCAACGGGACTTGTGTGTAAGTGCTGTTTTGTTGTGATGATTAAGTGGCACACATGTGAATTGGTGGGTACGTTTGTTTGTCCGTCTCTTACATAGACAATCTTCTGCATCATATCAATACTAATCTATCCAAACTTATATACTTCCATCTATTTATAAACTCTAACATGTACAACTTCGTATATTTTTGGAGCATATTGATCTAACATACATATATAGATGagtttttaatttgaaactgATCCATCAAATCATTCTTTACATGCGTAAGGCAAATTGTTGGGcatcaaactatatatatatatatatatatatatgataagtGTTTTGAGAGACGTGACTTTACATTGGTGTTTGTTCAAAAATGTGATGCACAACTACATACATATAAACGTAGAGTATAGTCATCCATATACGTACACAGATCAATGTAAATAAAGAGAGCGATATGGAGGACAAGGAGAGATGGTGAATAGGGGAAGAGAGATCAGGATCATATATCAGTGGGTTCGTGTTCATAAAGATCCCCGTGAGGAGTGTTTGGAGGCATTCCAAAATCACAACTAACATTCTTTTGTTTGCTTTTTATTCTCTCGATGCTCCCAAGCTTTAACTTATTCTTTAAAACATTATTGGACAATAAGTTCCTCTCCCATATATCACGAATTGACGAGCTCATATCATTTCCTttatcctctttttttttttataactatcATTCTCTCTTCAAGTATCATATTAACATTATCCAAGTaactacataaatatatataccgCAAATCTAGTCCATCCAAGTTCAAATGGTTTTCTTCTTGTTGCAATGATCATAACGAATTAGATGTAAATGGCACTTGCATACTATAATTCGTTATTGACTAGAAACTCGATCCAATACTGAAATTTATTCTAGATAGATCAATATATGATGTTCAAAAAGAAATGAATGACTGCAATTTCTTTGATTTATAACTAATAGCTGAATGACCAGCAATAATAGATATATACCTGACAAAGtccattttatattattatttactacAGCGATTGGAATAGTATATCGATATCGTATCATTAAGTATAATATGGAGTTTTCCCATTATATATCTTTATCCGTTTCCAAAAGTTCAAAGCTGTCTATAGTTGTAGTCAATTATCGTGATTTTGCTTGGACGCGTTAGAATAGTATCAAAACAAAGAGcaaaataaaacacataaataatGTAAAACTTTTTATGGTGCTAAGATAACGTATTTTATCACAGCGAGAAATTACAGTCAATAAAAACATAGTAATTAGTTTACAATATTAGTATTGGTAGGTAAAGGTATGTACACGTATATTTGTATTTGTACGTATGTAAATGATCATATGAATATTGTAAATTAATCAATATACGAAATgcataaatataagaaaaaaaacagggTCGAATATTAAATAGAAGTTCGTATATTAGGACATAGAGGCAAGGAAGTAATTCACGAGATACAAATCGGAGTTGTCCGTATGTAATATTTTGTAGCGATCAAGAGAGACTAATGCAGACATGTGAGAGGGGAGAGGATCCTATAAACAATTTAGTCTAAGTTCTCTGCTTCCTcctgatcatatatatattgcagATACACACATAGTTCCTCTAAACAGAAGATAAtacaaataaatcaagaaagcTCTATTGGAAGGGAAGAGGCTTATAAATATAAGAATGGTTTCGTGGGAACGAAATAGAGGTTCTTTACAAGAGAAGTTTCAACTGCTTCGTTCAGCCACTAATTCTCATGCTGTAATTATATTCAACCTCttcttcctttttattataaaagcaATCATTTTCTACCATTTGGGTATTTGAATCCAAAATGGATCTACTATTCTTGTatgcttttatgtttttggGTGATCACTTTATCCTCTTCTAAGTGTATATAAAAGAACATAAAATTACGAGATATATGGGGGGGGTAGTCATGATCGTATGGATTGaagactgtttttttttctctctctcttttttactGCTAAAcctctaataatattttttgggaTGATTTATATGCTGTTAATATATGTCCGTCCACACATGTTTTTGATGACAGCAAAACGAAACATCGATTATAATGGATGCATCGAAATATATCCAAAACCTTAAGAAAAAAGTCGAAAGATTCAAGGAGGACACTGCCGCAGAGCAATCTTCAAGCGAGCCCACGGATCCCACCACACCAATGGTATAAACAATCACAAATATATACTTTGGAACCGTTATATACATAAGTGTGCAAGTGATATGAGAAATTCACTACGAGGTTTTGAATGGTCAATTTATTTATAGGTAAAAGTCGAAACCCTAGAAAAGGGTTTTATGATAAAAGTTTTCTCAGGGGAGAATCAGCCAGGCATGCTTGTTTCGGTATTAGAAGCCTTTGAGGATATGGGGCTTGACGTTCTCGAAGCTAGGGTTTCATGTACCGACTCCTTTAGCTTGCATGCCATGGGAGTCAAGGTAATTAACAAATCATCATACAAACATATCTGTATACATTAATGATATATCGTAACAGTTATTTATTGTgcctatttatatatgtttcggATAGTGTTTGTATGATTTACTCAATACAAATGAGCTCACTTTGAGATAGTTTCATCATatgttttaatgaaatattatcTGGTTTCACTTACATGATAAAGCTTGTGTCATTGCTGctgaaaaatttataaatcatagtAGACACATatgtatacaaaatatatacatgAGTTGTCAACGTCTATATGTAAGTGTTggcataaataaattatttaaatgataaCGTCACCTTTACTAACAGCAGAATGAAGATGAGGAAAGAATGGATGCTGAAGCAGTGAAACAGGCAGTGACAGATGCAATCACAAGCTGGGGTGAAACCAATGTTCCACCTTTTCTTTGATTCTcctttatttatgtttaatatacaaaatataataacacAATTTCTATAGTAATTCTGTTATTTTATGTTCACCTTTACCCAGAATTGTCCCCTAGAAAAGAGATAATGAAGAAAAATGAATTGTATGTTTTCTATATATTCCACATAAGCAAATATAAGATACGTATTCAAAGTATAGTCGCCTAGCTTAGCTGATACATATCATCTGAGACAGCTAAAATTTTGTATTCTCAAAGTTGAATACCAGAAAATCGAAAACACTCATCATTTTATGAATTTAGTagaccaaattttttttattattattatttcggATTTGATCAGATTATATTAGATAACTTATATTATACCACAGAAGACGACAAACACATTTTGTTCACGTGAGCAAAATAACTCCAGAAGAGCTGGAAAGTAACACGTACAAAAATACATACTTCCTACATATTTTCCCGTTCCAGTCtgacattttataaaaaagttcataAACAACAAACGTTTTTTGGATGATTAGTTAGGTCTGATAATCTGATTGTTGACAAAAGCAAGCTTTTGATAATTTGATTTACATTAGCATGAACAATTAAGAAGGTAAAAATATTAGAGTAGTGTTAAATCAGGATAGCCGAGATCCAACTCGAACAAAGAACTTGATGAAATTGAATGAACTGTAATTTGATAATAGGAAAAACGAAAACTAAAGCCACACTGAATAAAAACTTCGAAATGAAATTATCATAAACCACCAACGTTACTTTTGCATGAAACTGAGAAGCAACATTTGAGTAAAGTTATGGAATCTCAATTTGGCAGAAAAATATGAAGCCACAGTTATAACAAAGGATTACGGAACTGCGTTTTtatgaaaagtgaaaacaaaatgttttatttttccaACATCAACTTAATGAAAGTAAAAAAACTTATGAAGAAATAagccaagaaaataaaacagcTATTGTCCATTTTCTTAAATTTAGTTACAAATCCCTCGAGTAGACTGTAGATCCTAAAATCCATACTAAGTATTTAATAGTGATCGAGAGTTTAatctagaaaagaaaagataatgTATGTAATAATATCTTTAGAACACAACGATGTAATTAGATTTCAGTAGGTAAAGATggattttattgatgaataagaTCGAATACAATAAGTGAAATGAGTTCGAACGTTACAAACGAGATCGACAAGAGAAAGACTAAAAACTCGGTGAAAATAAGGTTGATGTGTGTGTATAGCTCTTTCTAGGGTTTTTAACGTATCCTCATTTGTTTGCGTCCATCTCTTCTTATAGTGGATTGACTCCAGATTTCTCTCAACCTTCCCGCGATCTCCAGCTATTCGAATCGATCACTTTTTGCTCGTCGGAGTCGGACTTCTTCGTTGGTTGCGCGACTCAAGTTACTTAGGCCCAACTATCTAGTTGACCGAAATTGGGTCCAACATAGAccttgttgttttgttttaccacacaaaaaaaaaaactaaaattcatGGTTTGATAAATtgatttttgaaacaaaagaaaatgttcTAATTTATCACCTGTCCGTGCTAAAATTCCTAATTTTCACATGGCTTTGATCCATAATAAATTGatgacaataaaataaaaacaaaaatgtaaatagGAATTGTTATATTCTCATTTGGAAAATgtcatataaaaattaaatcagTCTAATTCATTTAACTCGTTTTGAATATTAAATTATCCTCAAAAGtaaaaacaacacaaaacaaaactgaataTTCTTCTAGATTtgatattcaataaaaaaaaaacaattcttcTAGATTTTTCCTACTTCCTCATGTTTGCATGATATTGGTCGAGCCTCTGGACAACATCGCAATTGTGCTGTTGTACTTTTTAGTCTGTTCAGACTCACATGACCCCTTATCATTGGACTGTAAGAGCCGGATTACTATCCACAAACGACATGAACTTGCTCGAGAATGAAATCCCCTCCATGTGTGATATGATAAACTCAGAGACTTCATGTTCCAGGATCTTGTCCGAATGAATCTTTGCAAGCTCGAGTACATCAAATacatttgttatgttcttggaGCCGATTAACTGGTTTCTGCAGAGATCTTGAAGGTGTGGAATTTCGTATTTGTCTGCAGCTAGGTAGAGTA
This window encodes:
- the LOC103865795 gene encoding amino acid transporter AVT6D, whose translation is MTPAIKAPLLPNHDPSSPSSSSPPEEKHGSFAGAIFNVSTSIVGAGIMSIPAAFKVLGVIPSLSIIVIIAWLSNVSAGFLMKSTVAGDATTYAGVMKESFGKPGSVAVQVITMVVTFGSMIIFSIIIGDVLSGNEKGGVIHLGLLQGWFGSHWWNTRFFSLLFIFVFLFLPLVLCRRVDRLALSSAISFLLALLFVIISSVLAIVALVQGRAKSPRLFPDLNNGGQSFFNLFTASPVIVTAFTFHFNLHPVGFELKDPLQVLSATRVSVILCATIYSATGLFCYLLFGDATMTDVLMNFDESSGSSIGSLLNDIVRVSYAIHLMLVFPLLNFSLRANLDELLFPKKVSLVNDNKRFFGLTFPLLISCFLAAIAIPDIWYFFQFLGSTSTVSIAFIFPAAIVLRNVNGISTLKEKIVASVMFALAVATSIIAISTNIYSFTETEEA
- the LOC103865796 gene encoding ribosome biogenesis protein NOP53 isoform X1; the encoded protein is MGKGSKSSRKGKKAWRANISTEDIEDFFEKTTKDALSGGNLSAAPSDDLFRVEKSHDVPVKRKIEKSREKVLRCDSVLKKNPFVQVVSSSKPKSKISKKKKTNAVESKTPKLAQSSVDDDSVMMDLWGDDNKGEDEGNPRKIWKMTSTIPAVEVDPAGCSYNPTAESHEDMLAEAVAQEMQKVYKTELGPEPVPLTIDGNNNIEDEAGLLSVCNRIINGKSAYFLGVDNGSEGEEDAEAANEESEAGNKTARTTKRVTRVVLNKRARQKALRKEETKEKHKEKLSKEIDSLPKIIKEIAEEDKEKLNKKIRQTIAKEEVLKIRPPRLGKHKYEAPPVQVLLTEEMTGSLRKLKACCTLARDRFKSLEKRGILVPSKTIRRN
- the LOC103865796 gene encoding ribosome biogenesis protein NOP53 isoform X2, with amino-acid sequence MGKGSKSSRKGKKAWRANISTEDIEDFFEKTTKDALSGGNLSAAPSDDLFRVEKSHDVPVKRKIEKSREKVLRCDSVLKKNPFVQVVSSSKPKSKISKKKKTNAVESKTPKLAQSSVDDDSVMMDLWGDDNKGEDEGNPRKIWKMTSTIPAVEVDPAGCSYNPTAESHEDMLAEAVAQEMQKVYKTELGPEPVPLTIDGNNNIEDEAGLLSVCNRIINGKSAYFLGVDNGSEGEEDAEAANEESEAGNKTARTTKRVTRVVLNKRARQKALRKEETKEKHKEKLSKEIDSLPKIIKEIAEEDKEKLNKKIRQTIAKEEVLKIRPPRLGKHKYEAPPVQVLLTEEMTGSLRKLKACCTLARDRFKSLEKRGILVPSKTIRR
- the LOC103865799 gene encoding transcription factor SCREAM2 isoform X1: MVSWERNRGSLQEKFQLLRSATNSHAQNETSIIMDASKYIQNLKKKVERFKEDTAAEQSSSEPTDPTTPMVKVETLEKGFMIKVFSGENQPGMLVSVLEAFEDMGLDVLEARVSCTDSFSLHAMGVKQNEDEERMDAEAVKQAVTDAITSWGETNVPPFL
- the LOC103865799 gene encoding transcription factor SCREAM2 isoform X2, translated to MVSWERNRGSLQEKFQLLRSATNSHAQNETSIIMDASKYIQNLKKKVERFKEDTAAEQSSSEPTDPTTPMVKVETLEKGFMIKVFSGENQPGMLVSVLEAFEDMGLDVLEARVSCTDSFSLHAMGVKNEDEERMDAEAVKQAVTDAITSWGETNVPPFL